The following coding sequences are from one Apus apus isolate bApuApu2 chromosome 10, bApuApu2.pri.cur, whole genome shotgun sequence window:
- the PLIN1 gene encoding perilipin-1 isoform X1: MTAKKNQALPNGSAKENVLQRVLQLPVVSSTCETLQRTYVSTKEAHPLMASVCEVYERGVQGAGALAMWSVEPVVRKLEPQFTVANNLACRGLDHLEEKIPALHYPVDKLASELKDTISTPLQSAKSTIGNSMDKIVELAAEGYEATKSTVETTAKYARRNSVSQMAAAGVDTALGGLEKLMEYLLPEEDEVADQKPKEKRGSAVKVSQKQPSAPSAPSTPSAPSTPSAPSTLGRIGALVSSISYRAYQQTAQGLQRAKAKGQELATWVPILGHLAKPSTPEAPRAQGDGQSTTGGWLSRRQSKAPEQRQEKAGKKDNNHTKEQAGDGPGLVGSVAHNLQSACASGISSVKKVPAVAWDAAEGLILFTPRRLSKAMETVDALGGTLVSAPKHLLGTLYSYVPLRRQSVKGEEAAGGSKPSPEQEEKEEDTKPTATSTEEKSQPRGDWRMYRGHHPLSFLGLEDPLFLRHNFYRSPAFEPECPFPRKSAFSPYNRRVSEGSYRFSPEAMYSRAYYGNLYSPVFKKD; encoded by the exons ATGACAGCGAAGAAGAATCAGGCTCTGCCAAATGGAAGTGCCAAG GAGAACGTGCTGCAGagggtcctgcagctgccagtgGTGAGCTCGACCTGTGAAACCCTTCAACGGACCTATGTCAGCACCAAGGAGGCCCACCCGCTCATGGCCTCGGTGTGTGAGGTCTATGAGCGGGGCGTGCAGGGCGCTGGAGCCTTGGCCATGTGGAGCGTGGAGCCCGTGGTGCGCAAGCTGGAGCCTCAGT TCACTGTGGCTAACAACCTGGCCTGCCGGGGCTTGGACCATCTGGAGGAGAAGATCCCTGCGCTCCATTACCCTGTTGACAAG CTTGCATCTGAACTGAAGGACACCATCTCCACCCCGCTCCAAAGTGCTAAAAGCACCATTGGCAACTCCATGGATAAGATCGTtgagctggcagcagaaggCTATGAGGCCACCAAGAGCACTGTAGAAACAACAGCAAAGTACGCAAGGAGGAACTCAGTGAGCCAGATGGCAGCTGCAGGGGTCGACACGGccctgggagggctggagaagctgaTGGAGTacctgctgccagaggaggacGAAGTAGCAG ATCAGAAGCCCAAAGAGAAACGTGGGTCAGCAGTAAAGGTCTCACAGAAGCAGCCCAGTGCTCCTAGTGCTCCCAGCACTCCCAGTGCACCCAGcactcccagtgctcccagcaccctgggcCGGATCGGTGCCTTGGTGAGCAGCATCTCCTACCGCGCTTACCAGCAAACCGCCCAAGGCCTCCAGCGTGCCAAAGCcaaggggcaggagctggccaCCTGGGTCCCCATCCTG GGCCACCTGGCCAAGCCAAGCACACCTGAGGCACCACGAGCCCAAGGTGATGGGCAGAGCACTACGGGCGGCTGGCTGAGCCGGCGGCAGAGCAAGGCTCcggagcagaggcaggaaaaagcagggaagaaagaCAACAACCACACCAAGGAG CAGGCAGGAGATGGCCCCGGGCTGGTGGGCAGCGTGGCACACAACCTGCAAAGCGCCTGCGCCTCCGGCATCTCCAGCGTGAAGAAGGTCCCGGCTGTGGCCTGGGATGCGGCTGAAGGGTTGATCCTCTTCACCCCTCGCAGGCTATCTAAGGCCATGGAGACAGTGGATGCTCTTGGGGGGACCCTTGTCAGTGCTCCCAAGCATCTGCTGGGCACCCTGTACAGCTATGTGCCG CTCCGCAGGCAGTCAgtgaagggagaagaggcagctgGGGGCAGCAagcccagcccagagcaggaggaaaaggaggaggacaCCAAGCCTACAGCCACCTCCACCGAGGAGAAATCCCAGCCGAGGGGTGACTGGCGCATGTACCGTGGCCAtcaccccctctccttcctgggCCTCGAGGACCCCCTCTTCCTGCGGCACAACTTCTACCGCAGCCCGGCCTTCGAGCCCGAGTGCCCCTTCCCGCGGAAATCCGCCTTCTCCCCCTACAACAGGCGGGTGAGCGAGGGCTCCTACCGCTTCAGCCCCGAGGCCATGTACAGCCGGGCTTACTATGGCAACCTCTACAGCCCTGTCTTCAAGAAGGACTGA
- the PLIN1 gene encoding perilipin-1 isoform X2 has translation MTAKKNQALPNGSAKENVLQRVLQLPVVSSTCETLQRTYVSTKEAHPLMASVCEVYERGVQGAGALAMWSVEPVVRKLEPQFTVANNLACRGLDHLEEKIPALHYPVDKLASELKDTISTPLQSAKSTIGNSMDKIVELAAEGYEATKSTVETTAKYARRNSVSQMAAAGVDTALGGLEKLMEYLLPEEDEVADQKPKEKRGSAVKVSQKQPSAPSAPSTPSAPSTPSAPSTLGRIGALVSSISYRAYQQTAQGLQRAKAKGQELATWVPILGHLAKPSTPEAPRAQGDGQSTTGGWLSRRQSKAPEQRQEKAGKKDNNHTKEAGDGPGLVGSVAHNLQSACASGISSVKKVPAVAWDAAEGLILFTPRRLSKAMETVDALGGTLVSAPKHLLGTLYSYVPLRRQSVKGEEAAGGSKPSPEQEEKEEDTKPTATSTEEKSQPRGDWRMYRGHHPLSFLGLEDPLFLRHNFYRSPAFEPECPFPRKSAFSPYNRRVSEGSYRFSPEAMYSRAYYGNLYSPVFKKD, from the exons ATGACAGCGAAGAAGAATCAGGCTCTGCCAAATGGAAGTGCCAAG GAGAACGTGCTGCAGagggtcctgcagctgccagtgGTGAGCTCGACCTGTGAAACCCTTCAACGGACCTATGTCAGCACCAAGGAGGCCCACCCGCTCATGGCCTCGGTGTGTGAGGTCTATGAGCGGGGCGTGCAGGGCGCTGGAGCCTTGGCCATGTGGAGCGTGGAGCCCGTGGTGCGCAAGCTGGAGCCTCAGT TCACTGTGGCTAACAACCTGGCCTGCCGGGGCTTGGACCATCTGGAGGAGAAGATCCCTGCGCTCCATTACCCTGTTGACAAG CTTGCATCTGAACTGAAGGACACCATCTCCACCCCGCTCCAAAGTGCTAAAAGCACCATTGGCAACTCCATGGATAAGATCGTtgagctggcagcagaaggCTATGAGGCCACCAAGAGCACTGTAGAAACAACAGCAAAGTACGCAAGGAGGAACTCAGTGAGCCAGATGGCAGCTGCAGGGGTCGACACGGccctgggagggctggagaagctgaTGGAGTacctgctgccagaggaggacGAAGTAGCAG ATCAGAAGCCCAAAGAGAAACGTGGGTCAGCAGTAAAGGTCTCACAGAAGCAGCCCAGTGCTCCTAGTGCTCCCAGCACTCCCAGTGCACCCAGcactcccagtgctcccagcaccctgggcCGGATCGGTGCCTTGGTGAGCAGCATCTCCTACCGCGCTTACCAGCAAACCGCCCAAGGCCTCCAGCGTGCCAAAGCcaaggggcaggagctggccaCCTGGGTCCCCATCCTG GGCCACCTGGCCAAGCCAAGCACACCTGAGGCACCACGAGCCCAAGGTGATGGGCAGAGCACTACGGGCGGCTGGCTGAGCCGGCGGCAGAGCAAGGCTCcggagcagaggcaggaaaaagcagggaagaaagaCAACAACCACACCAAGGAG GCAGGAGATGGCCCCGGGCTGGTGGGCAGCGTGGCACACAACCTGCAAAGCGCCTGCGCCTCCGGCATCTCCAGCGTGAAGAAGGTCCCGGCTGTGGCCTGGGATGCGGCTGAAGGGTTGATCCTCTTCACCCCTCGCAGGCTATCTAAGGCCATGGAGACAGTGGATGCTCTTGGGGGGACCCTTGTCAGTGCTCCCAAGCATCTGCTGGGCACCCTGTACAGCTATGTGCCG CTCCGCAGGCAGTCAgtgaagggagaagaggcagctgGGGGCAGCAagcccagcccagagcaggaggaaaaggaggaggacaCCAAGCCTACAGCCACCTCCACCGAGGAGAAATCCCAGCCGAGGGGTGACTGGCGCATGTACCGTGGCCAtcaccccctctccttcctgggCCTCGAGGACCCCCTCTTCCTGCGGCACAACTTCTACCGCAGCCCGGCCTTCGAGCCCGAGTGCCCCTTCCCGCGGAAATCCGCCTTCTCCCCCTACAACAGGCGGGTGAGCGAGGGCTCCTACCGCTTCAGCCCCGAGGCCATGTACAGCCGGGCTTACTATGGCAACCTCTACAGCCCTGTCTTCAAGAAGGACTGA
- the LOC127388843 gene encoding ras-related and estrogen-regulated growth inhibitor-like protein, producing MGLRLPLRRSASFTPEHPALMEVPAPAALKVEANVLVMGADNVGKSALTVRFLTRRFIGEYGDMEFIYSHNLTVDGREILLHIWDVPNSQEQTEEGSSEEKRIQWADSFVLVYSICDRASFNILPLKIQFIRAAKEGQSQEKVPIIIVGNKRDLHHQRVVSSEEGRLLALSLDCGFYEVSAAEAYHGALMVFHGLAKRIPDTKLALKKGTRIRGIVKTMSAVFARKRTDSL from the exons ATGGGGCTCCGGCTGCCGCTGCGCCGGAGCGCCAGCTTCACCCCCGAGCACCCTGCCCTGATGGAGGTGCCTGCCCCCGCCGCCCTGAAGGTGGAAGCAAATGTTCTCGTTATGGGAGCGGACAACGTGGGGAAATCGG CTCTGACTGTCCGTTTCCTCACCCGGCGCTTTATCGGGGAGTATGGAGACATGG AGTTCATCTACAGCCACAACCTGACTGTGGATGGCCGAGAGATTCTCCTCCACATCTGGGATGTCCCAAATTCCCAG GAGCAGACAGAGGAGGGGTCCTCAGAGGAGAAGCGAATCCAGTGGGCAGACAGCTTTGTCCTGGTCTACAGCATCTGTGACCGGGCCAGCTTCAACATCCTGCCCCTCAAAATCCAGTTCATCAGGGCGGCCAAGgaagggcagagccaggagaaggTGCCCATCATCATTGTGGGCAACAAACGTGACCTGCACCATCAAAGGGTGGTGTCCAGCGAGGAGGGACGGCTCCTGGCCCTCTCTCTAGACTGTGGTTTCTACGAGGTCTCTGCAGCTGAGGCCTATCACGGGGCTCTCATGGTCTTTCATGGACTGGCCAAGCGCATCCCTGACACCAAACTGGCACTGAAAAAGGGTACGAGGATTCGTGGCATCGTCAAGACTATGTCGGCTGTGTTTGCCCGGAAGCGAACGGACTCCCTCTGA